A region of Cucumis melo cultivar AY chromosome 2, USDA_Cmelo_AY_1.0, whole genome shotgun sequence DNA encodes the following proteins:
- the LOC103492465 gene encoding protein FAR1-RELATED SEQUENCE 3 — protein sequence MDEMVEVDGLAHPAVVDDSDVDPHEGEINTVEDHEDGIIEPFVGMEFESEGDAKTFYDEYARRFGFSSKLGQLSRSKSDGTIVARDFVCGRECSKRKSADSCDAMLRIELKDQDKWVVTKFVKEHSHSTVNSSKVQYLRPRRHFAGAAKTMNEAYTGSAGVPSGVMSVLMDDSRVPAEKNRGGRTTSQAEANRSLNNASTINYAIRNAGRKRTLGRDAQNMLEYFKKMQSENPGFFYAIQLDEDNRMANVFWADARSRAAYSHFGDAVTLDTMYRVNQFRVPFAPFTGVNHHGQTILFGCALLLDESEASFVWLFKTFLTAMNDRQPVSITTDQDRAIHVAVAQVFPEARHCISRWHVLREGQQKLAHVCLTHPNFQVELYNCINLTETIEEFESAWNCIIEKYNLGRNDWLLSLYNARAQWVPVYVRDSFFAVISPNQGYDNSFFDGYVNQQTTLPLFFRQYERALENWFEKEIEADFDTMCTTPVLRTPSPMEKQAANLYTRKIFAKFQEELVETFVYTANRIEGDAALSTFRVAKFEDDQKAYVVTLNYPDMRANCSCQMFEYSGILCRHVLTVFTVTNVLTLPSHYILKRWTRNARSGLGSDERAIELHGQESLSSRFNTLCREAIRYAEEGATAPETYNVAMTALKEAGKKVAIVKKNVAKVTPPSSQVSGAGYDERKTSASASDTTPLLWPRQDEVMRRFNLNDAGAPVQSIADLNYPHIAPVSLHRDDNPPDHMAVLPYLKSMTWVMENKNSTTGNRVAVINLKLQDYSRSPSAESEVKFQLSRVSLEPMLRSMAYISEQLSTPANKVAVINLKLQDTETTSGESEVKFQVSRDTLGAMLRSMAYIREQLSNAAESEPLPKKQRK from the exons ATGGATGAAATGGTTGAGGTTGATGGGTTAGCCCATCCTGCAGTTGTAGATGATAGTGATGTTGACCCTCATGAAGGTGAAATTAATACTGTTGAAGACCATGAAGATGGAATTATCGAACCTTTTGTAGGCATGGAATTTGAATCTGAAGGCGATGCCAAGACCTTCTACGATGAGTATGCTAGACGCTTTGGTTTTAGTTCAAAACTCGGCCAACTTAGTCGTTCTAAATCTGATGGAACTATAGTTGCTAGAGATTTTGTATGTGGTAGAGAGTgttcaaaaagaaaatcagCTGATAGTTGTGATGCAATGCTTAGGATAGAGTTGAAAGATCAGGATAAATGGGTTGTCACAAAGTTTGTGAAGGAGCATAGTCATTCTACAGTCAATTCTAGTAAGGTGCAGTATCTACGGCCACGCAGACATTTTGCTGGTGCTGCAAAGACCATGAATGAAGCTTACACTGGTTCAGCAGGTGTTCCCAGTGGTGTCATGTCTGTATTAATGGATGACAGTCGTGTACCTGCAGAGAAAAATCGTGGAGGTAGAACTACATCTCAAGCAGAAGCTAATCGGTCGCTTAATAATGCGTCAACTATCAATTATGCCATCAGGAATGCTGGTCGAAAGAGGACACTGGGGAGGGATGCTCAGAATATGCTggaatattttaagaaaatgcaGTCTGAGAATCCTGGATTTTTTTATGCCATACAACTTGATGAAGATAATCGAATGGCTAATGTATTTTGGGCGGATGCAAGGTCTCGAGCAGCATACAGTCATTTTGGTGATGCAGTTACATTGGATACAATGTACAGAGTTAACCAATTCAGAGTTCCATTTGCTCCATTCACTGGAGTGAACCATCATGGTCAGACAATTTTGTTTGGATGTGCTTTACTTCTTGATGAATCTGAGGCTTCTTTTGTTTGGTTGTTCAAAACATTTCTAACTGCAATGAATGATCGTCAGCCCGTTTCAATTACCACTGATCAAGACAGAGCCATACATGTAGCTGTTGCTCAAGTGTTTCCAGAAGCCCGACACTGCATTAGTAGATGGCATGTCTTAAGGGAAGGCCAGCAAAAGTTAGCTCATGTATGTCTCACACATCCAAATTTTCAAGTTGAACTTTACAATTGTATCAACTTGACTGAAACTATTGAGGAATTTGAGTCAGCTTGGAATTGTATCATCGAAAAATATAATTTAGGGAGAAATGATTGGCTCCTATCATTATATAATGCACGCGCTCAGTGGGTTCCTGTATATGTCCGTGATTCATTTTTTGCTGTTATATCTCCTAATCAAGGATATGATAATTCCTTTTTTGATGGATACGTGAATCAGCAGACCACATTACCATTGTTCTTTAGACAGTATGAAAGAGCTTTAGAAAATTGGTTTGAAAAGGAAATAGAAGCGGACTTTGATACAATGTGCACTACACCAGTACTGAGGACACCATCTCCTATGGAGAAACAGGCAGCAAATCTTTATACGAGGAAAATTTTCGCAAAATTTCAAGAGGAGCTTGTTGAAACTTTTGTCTATACTGCTAATCGAATTGAAGGTGATGCAGCTCTTAGCACTTTCAGGGTTGCTAAATTTGAAGATGATCAGAAGGCATATGTTGTCACATTGAATTATCCAGATATGAGAGCTAATTGTAGTTGTCAAATGTTCGAGTATTCAGGCATTCTTTGCAGACATGTATTGACCGTCTTCACAGTAACTAATGTACTTACATTACCATCTCATTACATCTTGAAAAGATGGACAAGGAATGCAAGGAGTGGACTTGGATCGGATGAGCGTGCTATTGAGTTACATGGCCAAGAGTCTTTATCATCAAGGTTCAATACTTTATGCCGAGAAGCAATCAGGTATGCAGAGGAAGGGGCAACTGCTCCAGAAACTTATAATGTTGCCATGACTGCACTTAAAGAAGCTGGGAAAAAAGTGGCCATTGTCAAGAAGAATGTAGCAAAAGTTACACCTCCTAGCTCTCAGGTTAGTGGGGCTGGCTATGATGAGAGGAAGACCTCAGCTTCAGCATCAGATACGACTCCGCTGTTGTGGCCTCGTCAAGATGAAGTTATGAGACGATTTAATCTTAATGATGCTGGTGCTCCTGTTCAATCTATTGCTGATTTGAATTACCCACATATAGCACCTGTGTCCCTTCACCGGGATGATAATCCTCCCGACCACATG GCTGTTCTTCCTTATCTGAAATCAATGACTTGGGTGATGGAGAATAAAAATTCAACCACAGGAAATAGAGTTGCTGTTATCAACCTGAAG CTGCAAGACTACAGTAGGAGTCCGTCTGCTGAATCAGAAGTTAAGTTTCAACTCTCTAGGGTTTCACTGGAGCCAATGCTGAGGTCTATGGCATACATCAGTGAACAGCTATCGACACCAGCTAACAAAGTTGCTGTCATCAACTTGAAG CTCCAAGATACTGAAACAACTTCTGGAGAGTCCGAGGTTAAGTTTCAGGTCTCTAGAGATACATTGGGTGCAATGTTAAGGTCAATGGCCTACATTCGTGAGCAGCTTTCAAATGCT GCTGAGTCAGAACCTCTTCCAAAAAAGCAAAGAAAGTAA